One Mycolicibacterium fortuitum subsp. fortuitum genomic window carries:
- a CDS encoding flavin-containing monooxygenase — translation MIEIEHLDVLIIGAGISGIGAAYYLQREHPGRSYAILEARGTIGGTWDLFRYPGIRSDSDLHTFGYAFKPWRDEYAIATADKILAYLRETVSEDGIDDRIRFHHKVLGAAWDTAQARWTVDIERTEGEGADPELVQVSASWLFCGGGYYRYDHGYTPHFEGQERFTGQIVHPQHWPEDLDYAGKKVVVIGSGATAVTLVPSLAGTAAHVTMLQRSPTYVMPVPAKDKFANTAKRLLGDERGYALTRRKNILKQRGVYTFCQTFPKAARAVIRWVNAAKLPAGYPVDEHFSPRYNPWDQRLCAVPDGDLFAVLGAGSASVVTDRIATFTETGILLASGHELDADIIVTATGLNIQLLGGMTLTVDGEPIDLSKTVAYKGMMLSGVPNFVLAFGYTNSSWTLKIDLLCEHFCRLLSHMDSHGYDMVWPVADPEMETLPLLDFSAGYVQRALDELPRRGVDGPWVMSMNYFHDVAMLRNGPVVDPNLAFEKGATKTRSETAGGVN, via the coding sequence GTGATTGAAATCGAACACCTCGACGTGCTGATCATCGGTGCCGGTATCTCCGGCATCGGTGCCGCCTACTATCTGCAGCGCGAACACCCCGGGCGCAGCTACGCGATCCTGGAAGCCCGCGGGACAATCGGCGGCACTTGGGACCTGTTCCGCTATCCGGGCATTCGGTCGGACTCCGACCTGCACACCTTCGGCTACGCGTTCAAGCCGTGGCGTGACGAGTACGCGATCGCCACGGCCGACAAGATCCTGGCATACCTCCGCGAGACCGTCTCGGAGGACGGCATCGACGACCGAATCCGGTTCCACCACAAGGTGCTCGGCGCAGCCTGGGATACCGCGCAGGCGCGCTGGACGGTGGACATCGAGCGGACCGAGGGCGAGGGGGCAGACCCAGAACTGGTGCAGGTTTCGGCGAGCTGGCTGTTCTGTGGTGGCGGGTACTACCGCTACGACCACGGCTACACCCCACACTTCGAGGGGCAGGAGCGGTTCACCGGTCAGATCGTGCATCCTCAGCATTGGCCCGAGGATCTGGACTACGCCGGCAAGAAGGTCGTCGTGATCGGGAGCGGAGCCACCGCGGTCACGCTGGTCCCGTCGTTGGCGGGCACCGCGGCTCACGTCACCATGTTGCAGCGCTCACCCACCTATGTGATGCCGGTGCCGGCCAAGGACAAGTTTGCCAACACCGCCAAGCGGCTGCTGGGCGACGAGCGTGGCTATGCGCTGACTCGGCGCAAGAACATCCTCAAACAACGTGGTGTCTACACGTTCTGCCAGACGTTTCCGAAGGCTGCGCGGGCCGTGATTCGCTGGGTCAATGCGGCCAAGTTGCCCGCCGGGTATCCGGTGGACGAGCATTTCAGCCCTCGCTACAACCCGTGGGATCAGCGACTATGTGCGGTGCCCGACGGTGATCTGTTCGCCGTGCTCGGTGCGGGCAGCGCCTCGGTGGTCACCGACCGCATCGCGACATTTACCGAGACGGGCATCCTGCTGGCGTCCGGGCACGAGCTCGACGCCGACATCATCGTCACCGCAACCGGATTGAACATCCAGTTGCTCGGCGGAATGACGCTCACGGTAGACGGTGAGCCGATCGACCTGTCGAAAACCGTGGCCTACAAGGGAATGATGCTTTCCGGCGTTCCCAACTTCGTGCTCGCGTTCGGCTACACGAACTCGTCATGGACGCTCAAGATCGACCTGTTGTGCGAGCATTTCTGCCGGCTGCTGAGCCACATGGACAGCCACGGCTACGACATGGTGTGGCCGGTCGCCGATCCTGAGATGGAAACTCTTCCGCTGCTGGACTTCTCGGCAGGATACGTGCAGCGGGCTCTGGACGAGCTGCCGCGCCGCGGTGTCGACGGTCCGTGGGTGATGTCGATGAACTACTTCCATGACGTGGCGATGCTCCGAAACGGGCCCGTGGTCGACCCGAATCTCGCGTTCGAGAAGGGTGCGACGAAGACCCGCTCGGAGACGGCCGGCGGCGTGAACTGA